One genomic segment of Sanyastnella coralliicola includes these proteins:
- a CDS encoding zinc-dependent metalloprotease: MRNYILAVLCCLFVGNAFAQETHYCGFDLALRKIAERNPEFQDACQAQHLDAARAAKESSNSRATVYEIPVVFHIVWNTEDQNLPDEVIFDQMEVLNADFRRLNENASETREEFLPFAGDAELEFVLADVDPDGNPTDGIDRVETDREDFFFDLLSTEITLDEVKFTETGGVDAWDPDHYLNIWVCNITANFGAQLFGFAYPPFGAENWDGFFDEIPEGVEGVVLYYPIVGSNNPVAGDDNFPGNEGGRTLTHEVGHYLGLRHTWGDGFFDGCSVDDGIEDTPTIEVSNNFACNFNQNTCDDGMGDLPDNSENYMDYNQDDCVNMFTNEQIDMMRFNLETFRPELIEGQIVSVEEKAINRLEMYPNPSNGLITLTGLSKGNLSVIDTFGKQVMQFQVNGATIQIDLSSLAAGSYIVQFNDGEFTAQERLVLQ; encoded by the coding sequence ATGAGAAACTACATTTTAGCCGTTTTATGCTGCCTCTTCGTGGGCAATGCATTCGCCCAAGAAACACATTACTGCGGTTTTGATCTCGCCCTTCGAAAGATTGCTGAACGTAACCCAGAATTCCAAGATGCTTGTCAAGCTCAGCACCTCGATGCGGCGCGTGCAGCAAAGGAATCAAGCAATTCAAGAGCTACTGTTTACGAGATCCCAGTAGTATTTCACATCGTTTGGAATACGGAAGATCAGAACCTTCCTGATGAGGTCATTTTTGATCAGATGGAAGTGTTGAATGCCGATTTCCGTCGCCTGAACGAAAACGCATCTGAAACACGTGAAGAATTTTTACCCTTCGCTGGTGATGCTGAACTAGAATTCGTACTTGCTGATGTAGATCCAGACGGCAACCCTACAGATGGTATTGACCGTGTAGAAACAGATAGAGAAGACTTCTTCTTTGACCTCCTAAGCACCGAAATCACCCTCGATGAAGTGAAATTCACCGAGACTGGTGGTGTAGACGCATGGGATCCTGATCACTACCTCAACATTTGGGTATGTAACATCACCGCAAACTTCGGCGCACAGCTCTTCGGTTTTGCCTACCCTCCATTTGGAGCGGAGAACTGGGATGGTTTCTTTGATGAAATTCCAGAAGGAGTTGAAGGTGTTGTACTCTACTACCCAATCGTAGGAAGCAACAACCCAGTAGCCGGAGACGATAACTTCCCTGGCAATGAAGGCGGACGCACACTCACACACGAAGTAGGTCACTACCTCGGACTGCGTCACACATGGGGTGATGGGTTCTTCGATGGGTGCTCTGTTGATGACGGAATTGAAGACACACCAACGATCGAAGTATCGAACAACTTTGCGTGCAACTTCAACCAGAATACCTGTGACGACGGTATGGGAGACCTACCTGATAACAGCGAGAACTACATGGACTACAACCAGGATGATTGTGTCAATATGTTCACCAATGAGCAGATCGATATGATGCGCTTCAATCTCGAGACTTTCCGTCCGGAATTAATTGAAGGACAAATCGTCTCGGTAGAGGAGAAGGCCATCAACCGCCTGGAGATGTACCCGAATCCATCAAACGGCTTGATCACGCTGACTGGGTTGAGCAAAGGAAATCTATCCGTGATTGACACCTTTGGAAAGCAGGTCATGCAATTCCAAGTAAATGGAGCTACGATACAAATTGACCTCAGCTCCCTTGCTGCAGGTTCATACATTGTACAATTCAACGACGGAGAATTCACTGCTCAAGAACGCCTAGTTCTGCAATAA
- a CDS encoding S8 family peptidase: MRTLLTLTLSTCLMLSAVVSQAQEDKRSRFDRNLSKEMPTNPNQLERPKPSQDHQGEIFDFSFLDPGIRWYAIENKDNDRYWEHVNTERLWIELEIGLDTNSPAIKEYLEANGLDKVFRSSMNKSVSNYYVFEIEGGTKEDILSMVYNALEVEGILFAEPSVFYTNFFTPNDPYWGNQWGPYSIYADEAWNTTTGGSWNVIGVIDDACDYTHEDLWNQVQYGWDYGFNDADPYPDWDDQTHGTHVTGTIAATIDNGIGIAGMVNDTVYFAKVTDGSYTPQTPFFSDAAIVDAIYDMADSDRIGVINMSLGSAAGSAALENACAYAWNQGKFLAVASGNDGTGVIAFPAAYEACTAVGSIGTDGQNLYLAYYSQFGAQQEVCAPGGDDQTGWTILSTYPNNDYVGLQGTSMACPHVAGLAGLILAINPSLSNLDVRNILASTAFDFGDAGWDQLFGYGMVNAQLAVETAQDVIVSVEDEAVIQVNLWPNPANETVRFSFANGVQPEQIFLLDLQGRTVDVPVNATARSIDTSGLPSGVYLFRASVENQIITQQIIIQH; the protein is encoded by the coding sequence ATGAGAACGCTACTTACACTCACACTCAGCACTTGCTTGATGCTTTCTGCGGTAGTATCACAAGCACAAGAAGATAAGCGCAGTCGATTCGATCGTAACCTCTCTAAGGAGATGCCAACGAACCCAAATCAACTGGAGCGTCCAAAGCCATCGCAAGATCATCAAGGTGAAATCTTCGACTTCAGCTTTCTTGATCCAGGTATCCGTTGGTATGCGATTGAGAACAAAGACAACGATCGTTACTGGGAGCATGTCAACACAGAGCGCCTTTGGATCGAGTTGGAAATCGGATTGGACACCAACTCTCCAGCGATCAAAGAATACCTCGAAGCCAACGGTCTAGATAAGGTATTCCGAAGCAGCATGAACAAGTCGGTTTCGAACTACTACGTATTTGAGATCGAAGGCGGAACGAAAGAAGACATCCTTTCAATGGTATACAACGCCCTAGAAGTGGAAGGGATTCTGTTCGCGGAGCCAAGTGTATTCTATACGAACTTCTTCACACCAAATGACCCGTACTGGGGAAACCAATGGGGACCATACAGCATCTACGCTGATGAGGCATGGAACACGACAACAGGAGGATCTTGGAATGTCATTGGAGTGATTGACGACGCCTGTGATTACACCCACGAAGACCTCTGGAACCAAGTTCAGTATGGTTGGGATTACGGTTTTAACGACGCTGATCCTTACCCAGATTGGGATGATCAGACGCACGGAACGCACGTGACAGGTACGATTGCTGCTACTATTGATAACGGCATCGGAATCGCAGGTATGGTGAACGATACAGTCTACTTCGCGAAAGTGACTGACGGAAGCTACACTCCGCAAACACCTTTCTTTAGCGACGCTGCTATTGTTGATGCGATCTACGACATGGCCGATAGCGATCGCATTGGCGTGATCAACATGAGCTTGGGTTCTGCTGCTGGAAGCGCGGCTTTGGAAAACGCTTGTGCTTATGCATGGAACCAGGGAAAGTTCCTTGCGGTGGCATCGGGTAATGATGGTACCGGTGTCATCGCTTTTCCTGCTGCTTACGAAGCTTGTACAGCGGTAGGTTCAATTGGAACCGACGGACAAAACCTCTACCTCGCATATTACTCACAGTTCGGTGCACAGCAAGAAGTGTGTGCACCCGGAGGAGATGACCAAACTGGTTGGACCATCCTCTCCACCTACCCAAACAATGACTACGTGGGGCTTCAAGGAACCTCAATGGCTTGTCCGCACGTGGCGGGGTTGGCTGGATTGATTTTAGCGATCAACCCAAGTCTATCGAACCTTGATGTACGAAACATCTTGGCGAGTACGGCTTTCGATTTTGGGGATGCCGGTTGGGATCAGCTTTTCGGCTACGGAATGGTCAATGCGCAATTGGCTGTGGAAACAGCACAAGACGTGATCGTTTCGGTAGAAGACGAAGCGGTGATTCAAGTGAATCTGTGGCCAAATCCGGCGAATGAAACCGTGCGTTTCTCCTTCGCGAATGGGGTGCAGCCAGAACAGATTTTCTTGCTTGACCTTCAAGGAAGAACGGTTGATGTTCCCGTGAATGCAACAGCAAGAAGCATTGATACATCAGGCCTGCCTTCTGGGGTCTACCTATTCCGCGCTAGCGTAGAAAATCAAATTATCACTCAACAGATCATCATTCAACACTAA
- a CDS encoding response regulator, producing MIRVGVTDDHQLILNGISDLLQSIDDIQVVGKWLSDAATRKGFEEEVPDVLLLDINLPDGDGIELCKVYKKEHPEMKIIALTTFNQAVMVRNMMKNGASGYLLKDTTQEELISAIREVMEGKEYLQSKIKDILLQDALGKPSVGYIPKLTRREKEVLELVIDEMTTAEIAEKLFISPKTVESHRLNLIQKLGVRNTAGLVKEAINKGLV from the coding sequence ATGATACGCGTGGGTGTTACAGACGATCATCAGCTCATCCTCAACGGGATTAGCGACCTCCTGCAATCTATTGATGACATTCAAGTAGTAGGGAAGTGGCTTTCGGATGCCGCTACCCGAAAAGGATTCGAGGAGGAGGTACCTGACGTTTTATTGCTTGATATCAACCTCCCTGACGGAGACGGTATCGAATTGTGCAAGGTCTATAAGAAAGAGCATCCTGAAATGAAGATCATCGCCTTGACTACTTTCAATCAAGCGGTCATGGTGCGTAATATGATGAAGAACGGTGCTTCTGGTTACTTATTGAAAGACACCACGCAAGAAGAACTCATTTCCGCGATTCGCGAAGTGATGGAGGGGAAAGAATACCTCCAAAGCAAAATAAAAGACATCCTGCTTCAAGATGCACTCGGGAAACCTAGCGTTGGATACATTCCTAAACTTACACGCCGAGAAAAGGAAGTATTGGAATTGGTGATCGACGAAATGACCACTGCTGAGATTGCAGAAAAACTCTTCATCTCTCCTAAGACAGTGGAAAGCCATCGCCTCAACTTGATTCAAAAGTTGGGAGTCCGAAATACAGCCGGACTAGTGAAGGAGGCCATCAACAAAGGACTGGTTTAA
- a CDS encoding lipocalin family protein: protein MKTIVRTITLMSLAAAFALTSCGKYEDGPGISLRSKKARLVGEWQLEELEIEGTDYTADVNRWEWEFKDDEEFRYSLQIEGFDTYAPQGEWSFSNNKEEVELTFDDGDRVDLEIKRLTNSELWFEFTETYDDGSTELWELKLESK, encoded by the coding sequence ATGAAAACTATTGTTAGAACAATCACACTTATGTCGTTGGCTGCCGCTTTTGCTCTCACATCATGTGGGAAATACGAAGACGGACCCGGAATCTCACTTCGTTCAAAGAAAGCGCGTCTCGTTGGCGAGTGGCAGCTTGAGGAGTTAGAAATCGAAGGAACAGATTACACTGCCGACGTGAACCGATGGGAATGGGAATTCAAAGACGATGAAGAGTTCCGTTACTCTCTGCAAATTGAGGGATTCGACACCTATGCACCTCAAGGTGAATGGTCATTCAGCAACAATAAAGAGGAAGTAGAGCTCACTTTTGATGACGGTGACCGTGTAGACCTGGAAATCAAACGTCTGACCAATTCTGAGCTATGGTTCGAATTCACTGAAACCTACGATGACGGTAGTACCGAATTATGGGAACTCAAGCTTGAATCGAAGTAA
- the pafA gene encoding alkaline phosphatase PafA: MRNLLLTASALLLLSCGGNEVIYTSQDAPPPPPPLKVELIMDNETNDLMAGRPKLVVGIVVDQMRTDYLYRYWNDFGEGGFKRLVGDGFFCSDHHYSYAPTYTGPGHASVYTGTTPAVHGIIANDWFDREEGMVYCAKDKSTRGLGTAKKSGRMSPHRLMTTTIADELMLSNQFQSKVIALSMKDRGAILPAGGKPTGAYWFIGKDEGNFVTSDWYMDTLPPWVVEFNNRKLSEQYVSQGWDLLKDASAYNESYIDNNPYEAPYQGQTRAAFPYDWSDITEDRYNLIKGSPHGATISIDFAIAAMEAEEMGQDDQPDLLAISISNTDYAGHQFGPQSMEVQDTYLRLDLEIKRLLDYLDANVGEGEYTVFLTADHGGAPVPSYMESNKMPGGYWKAQAMLDDVDAALQAEFGKGDWVKNYSNDQFFFDQELMADRNIEMDDISEVVISVAMKQPEVYAALAKEEFLEQDYDELPLRNVQRGIHPQRSGDVILLVRPGYIEYGFQGTTHGSPFSYDTHVPLIFFGAQIPKGEEIARTTHIRDIAPTIARLLRITQPTGCTGEVIDEIFE, encoded by the coding sequence ATGAGAAACCTACTACTAACCGCTTCTGCTTTATTGTTGCTTTCGTGCGGAGGAAACGAAGTCATCTATACTTCTCAGGATGCGCCCCCGCCGCCGCCGCCTCTTAAGGTGGAATTGATCATGGATAATGAAACCAACGATTTGATGGCCGGACGTCCGAAATTGGTCGTTGGTATTGTGGTTGATCAAATGCGAACGGATTACCTCTACCGCTATTGGAATGACTTTGGCGAAGGTGGATTTAAACGCCTTGTGGGAGATGGATTCTTCTGTTCAGACCATCATTACAGCTATGCACCAACTTACACAGGTCCTGGTCACGCATCTGTTTACACGGGAACAACCCCGGCAGTGCACGGTATCATAGCCAACGATTGGTTCGATCGCGAAGAAGGAATGGTCTACTGTGCGAAAGACAAGTCAACACGAGGTTTGGGTACGGCGAAGAAAAGCGGACGCATGTCACCCCACCGTTTAATGACTACAACGATTGCTGATGAGTTGATGCTCAGCAATCAATTCCAAAGCAAGGTCATTGCTCTATCTATGAAAGATCGTGGAGCGATTCTACCTGCCGGTGGCAAGCCCACTGGAGCTTACTGGTTCATTGGCAAAGACGAAGGGAACTTTGTGACCAGTGATTGGTACATGGACACACTACCTCCTTGGGTGGTTGAATTCAACAATCGAAAGCTGTCAGAACAGTATGTCTCACAGGGATGGGATCTGCTCAAGGATGCTTCGGCGTACAATGAAAGCTACATTGATAACAATCCGTATGAAGCTCCATATCAAGGACAAACTCGTGCAGCTTTCCCATACGACTGGAGTGATATTACGGAAGATCGCTACAACCTCATCAAGGGGTCTCCGCATGGAGCTACGATTAGTATTGACTTTGCCATTGCTGCCATGGAGGCCGAAGAAATGGGTCAAGATGACCAGCCCGATCTTTTAGCAATCAGTATCTCGAACACAGACTACGCTGGACATCAATTTGGTCCGCAATCGATGGAGGTTCAAGACACTTATTTGCGCTTAGACCTTGAAATCAAACGTCTGCTCGACTACCTCGATGCGAATGTGGGGGAAGGTGAATACACCGTCTTCTTGACTGCAGATCACGGCGGAGCTCCCGTACCGAGCTACATGGAAAGCAACAAAATGCCTGGTGGCTATTGGAAAGCGCAAGCCATGCTTGACGATGTTGATGCCGCACTGCAGGCAGAGTTTGGGAAAGGTGATTGGGTAAAAAATTACTCGAACGATCAATTCTTCTTCGACCAGGAGCTCATGGCTGACCGCAACATAGAAATGGATGACATCTCTGAGGTTGTGATTTCGGTAGCGATGAAGCAGCCTGAGGTATACGCTGCCTTGGCGAAGGAAGAATTCTTAGAACAGGATTATGATGAACTACCGCTCCGTAATGTTCAGCGCGGGATTCATCCACAACGATCAGGGGATGTGATTCTCTTGGTTCGTCCTGGATACATCGAATACGGTTTCCAAGGAACTACTCATGGTTCTCCGTTCAGCTATGACACGCATGTGCCGTTGATCTTCTTCGGAGCTCAAATTCCGAAGGGGGAAGAAATTGCACGCACGACTCATATCCGCGATATCGCACCAACTATTGCTCGCTTGCTTAGAATCACGCAGCCTACGGGTTGTACTGGTGAGGTAATCGACGAAATCTTCGAATAA
- a CDS encoding T9SS type A sorting domain-containing protein, whose amino-acid sequence MKSLLTLLFVAFLTQVSGQEVIATAGDYFDMGTYTFSTTIGEPVTETFTASETHLTQGFQQPVDAEIIISVDEQWITTMKVWPNPTQGELNLQVEIGTAELQLFNLSGQLLMNEIVNSDYQRFDISHLPSGSYVVRLVSEGKVATEQIQKIN is encoded by the coding sequence ATGAAGTCACTCCTAACGCTCTTATTTGTCGCCTTTCTGACCCAGGTTTCTGGTCAGGAAGTTATCGCTACGGCGGGCGACTATTTCGACATGGGAACCTACACCTTCAGTACTACGATTGGTGAACCGGTTACCGAAACATTCACTGCTTCAGAAACGCACCTTACACAAGGCTTTCAACAGCCTGTAGATGCTGAGATCATCATCTCGGTAGATGAGCAGTGGATTACCACAATGAAAGTATGGCCAAATCCTACACAAGGTGAACTGAACCTTCAAGTAGAGATCGGTACTGCAGAACTCCAACTATTTAACCTGAGTGGACAATTGCTGATGAATGAAATCGTGAATAGCGATTACCAGCGATTCGACATTTCACACCTCCCTTCAGGGAGCTACGTGGTGCGCCTCGTGTCAGAAGGCAAGGTGGCCACAGAACAAATTCAAAAGATCAACTAA
- a CDS encoding AMP-dependent synthetase/ligase, with product MEQPKRLFDFPLYQLEKFPREVMMTSKVNGEWQTWSTQQFVDQMNAMSRGLLKLGVQPGEKIALISHNNRTEWNISDHAILQIGAIDVPIYPTMSASDYEYIFNHAGITHCFVSNQELFEKVESIRGQVPSMKNVYTYEEVPGAKNWKEVLDAGAGDDNSEVERIREGVDPLELATIIYTSGTTGLPKGVMLSHNCIASNAIDSCERLPEVSDRGFRTCSFLPVCHIFERMLHYLYIYNGATIYFAESLETVKEDLFHSKPMMFTAVPRLLEKFYDGIVAKGAAAGGVKSKLFAWAVGLALQWEPEGKNGAFYEFKLKIARKLVFSKVKEALGLTEIEAVASGSAALQPRLARFFNGAGIPVYEGYGLTETSPVISVNTLNSDGMLRVGSVGKPIKNVEVKIAEDGEILCKGPNVMMGYYNDEEKTNEVLKDGWFHTGDIGVVDDGFLRITDRKKEIFKTSGGKYVAPQLLENSLKESLYIEQCMVIGEARKHPSALIVPAFDALKEWCRRHDIEWTVDDVDACDPRVKARIQEDIDRLMEPYGTWERVKKVQYLKEPFSIEGGELTPTLKLKRKPILSKYADVIEKIYVDP from the coding sequence ATGGAACAGCCGAAGCGCTTATTCGACTTCCCATTATATCAGTTAGAGAAATTCCCACGCGAGGTCATGATGACTTCGAAAGTCAACGGTGAGTGGCAAACGTGGTCGACACAACAATTCGTCGACCAGATGAATGCTATGTCCCGCGGACTGCTCAAGCTGGGAGTGCAGCCAGGTGAAAAAATCGCCTTGATTTCACACAACAACCGCACGGAGTGGAATATCTCTGACCACGCTATTCTTCAGATCGGAGCCATTGACGTTCCTATTTACCCTACGATGTCGGCTTCGGACTATGAGTACATCTTCAACCATGCTGGAATCACGCATTGCTTCGTTTCGAATCAAGAACTATTCGAAAAAGTAGAAAGTATCCGTGGACAGGTTCCTTCGATGAAGAATGTTTACACCTACGAAGAAGTTCCAGGGGCAAAGAATTGGAAAGAAGTCTTGGACGCTGGCGCTGGAGACGATAACTCGGAAGTAGAGCGCATTCGTGAAGGAGTGGATCCTCTTGAATTGGCGACAATCATTTATACTTCAGGTACCACAGGACTTCCAAAAGGTGTGATGTTGAGCCATAACTGTATCGCTAGTAATGCGATTGACAGTTGTGAGCGACTCCCAGAAGTATCTGACCGGGGATTCCGCACCTGTAGTTTCCTACCTGTGTGTCACATCTTCGAGCGTATGCTCCACTACTTGTACATCTACAACGGAGCAACGATCTACTTCGCAGAAAGCTTGGAAACAGTGAAAGAAGACCTCTTCCACTCGAAGCCAATGATGTTTACTGCGGTACCTCGTCTACTTGAGAAATTCTACGACGGAATTGTAGCGAAAGGAGCAGCAGCAGGTGGGGTGAAGTCTAAGCTCTTTGCTTGGGCCGTTGGCCTAGCACTGCAATGGGAGCCAGAAGGAAAGAACGGAGCATTCTACGAGTTTAAGTTGAAGATTGCTCGCAAGCTGGTTTTCTCGAAGGTGAAAGAAGCGCTTGGTCTCACAGAAATTGAAGCCGTCGCTTCTGGTAGTGCTGCGCTACAGCCACGACTAGCTCGTTTCTTCAATGGAGCAGGCATTCCAGTTTATGAAGGGTATGGATTGACAGAAACGTCACCAGTCATCTCGGTGAACACATTGAATAGTGATGGCATGCTTCGCGTTGGTAGCGTAGGTAAGCCAATCAAGAACGTCGAAGTAAAGATCGCCGAAGACGGTGAGATCCTTTGCAAAGGACCTAACGTCATGATGGGGTACTACAACGACGAAGAGAAAACCAATGAAGTACTCAAAGATGGTTGGTTCCACACCGGTGATATTGGTGTGGTAGATGACGGGTTCTTGCGGATCACTGACCGTAAGAAAGAGATCTTCAAGACATCTGGAGGTAAGTATGTAGCTCCACAGCTACTTGAGAACTCGCTAAAAGAGTCACTTTACATCGAGCAGTGCATGGTTATCGGAGAAGCACGTAAGCACCCGAGTGCATTGATCGTTCCTGCATTTGATGCTTTGAAAGAATGGTGTCGTCGTCACGACATTGAATGGACAGTTGACGATGTTGACGCATGTGATCCTCGTGTGAAAGCACGCATCCAAGAAGATATTGATCGATTGATGGAGCCTTACGGAACCTGGGAAAGAGTGAAGAAGGTGCAATACCTCAAAGAGCCTTTCTCGATTGAAGGTGGTGAGTTGACTCCTACCCTCAAGTTGAAGCGTAAGCCGATCCTTTCGAAATACGCTGACGTAATCGAGAAGATCTACGTTGACCCATGA
- a CDS encoding phosphatase PAP2 family protein, which yields MIEQLESWDQELLLFLNSLRADWLDQPMFAMTKMWFWIPILAFLVYALYKKYPGGKQFMVIVLGIALTVAASDLISYRLFKLQIKRYRPTHHLVIGEQVQTVTDFDGNEYRGGKYGFLSSHATNYFGIATFVFIMLGRARKYRWLFIWAALIAYTRIYLGVHYPSDILCGAILGILIALGTTRLTNLGLQYQARNA from the coding sequence ATGATCGAACAACTCGAATCCTGGGATCAGGAGCTCTTACTCTTTTTGAACTCACTTCGTGCCGACTGGCTCGATCAACCGATGTTCGCCATGACCAAAATGTGGTTCTGGATTCCGATCCTGGCCTTTTTGGTGTATGCACTCTATAAGAAGTACCCTGGTGGAAAGCAGTTCATGGTTATTGTACTTGGCATCGCGTTAACCGTAGCGGCCAGCGACCTGATCTCTTATCGCCTATTCAAACTTCAAATCAAACGCTATCGTCCAACTCACCATTTGGTTATTGGGGAACAAGTCCAAACTGTGACTGACTTCGATGGCAATGAATACCGTGGCGGTAAGTACGGTTTCCTTTCTTCACATGCCACAAATTACTTCGGCATCGCGACCTTCGTATTCATTATGTTAGGCCGCGCTCGTAAGTATCGCTGGCTCTTTATTTGGGCGGCGTTGATCGCTTATACCCGCATCTACCTCGGGGTGCACTACCCTAGTGATATACTTTGTGGGGCAATTCTCGGCATTTTGATTGCACTTGGTACCACACGCTTAACTAACTTGGGCCTGCAATACCAAGCAAGGAATGCCTAA
- a CDS encoding ion transporter produces the protein MSTGDQTKKGLQRDFEPAAEDDWRARVHEIIFEADTPAGKRFDIALLWLIVASVMVVMLESVVEIKEKYGNLLQILEWTFTIVFTIEYIARLVSVKKPLRYVFSFFGLVDLLSIIPTFLGLFLQGSGSLLVIRILRLLRVFRVLKLIGFLREARVLGEALRASRRKIAVFLMTVVALVIILGTLMYIIEDAEAGFTSIPRSIYWAVVTLTTVGYGDIAPATAFGQFLASVIMILGYSILAVPTGIVSSELARTEFNHTNTQSCSSCSREGHADDAIFCKFCGEKL, from the coding sequence ATGTCGACCGGAGATCAAACAAAAAAAGGATTGCAAAGGGATTTTGAGCCTGCTGCAGAGGACGATTGGAGAGCTCGCGTTCACGAGATTATCTTCGAAGCGGATACTCCTGCAGGTAAGCGATTTGACATTGCACTGCTATGGTTAATCGTAGCCAGTGTCATGGTGGTAATGCTGGAAAGTGTTGTCGAAATCAAAGAGAAATACGGCAACCTGCTTCAAATCTTGGAATGGACGTTCACGATCGTTTTCACCATTGAATACATCGCCCGACTGGTATCAGTCAAGAAGCCATTGCGTTATGTCTTCTCCTTCTTTGGTTTGGTTGACCTCTTGTCGATCATCCCAACTTTCCTGGGGCTCTTCCTTCAAGGTTCAGGTTCCTTGCTGGTGATTCGAATATTACGACTCCTGCGTGTGTTCCGTGTCCTGAAGTTGATTGGTTTCCTTAGAGAAGCGCGTGTTTTAGGAGAAGCCTTGCGGGCCTCTCGACGAAAGATCGCTGTCTTCCTGATGACAGTGGTGGCCTTGGTGATCATCTTGGGTACCTTGATGTACATTATTGAAGACGCTGAAGCTGGATTTACGAGCATTCCGCGAAGTATATACTGGGCCGTCGTGACGCTGACTACCGTCGGCTATGGTGACATCGCGCCGGCTACCGCCTTCGGACAATTCTTGGCATCGGTGATTATGATCTTGGGTTATTCAATTCTGGCCGTGCCTACGGGAATCGTGTCTTCAGAGTTAGCGCGCACTGAATTTAATCACACCAATACCCAGTCATGCAGCAGCTGTTCACGAGAAGGACATGCTGACGATGCCATTTTCTGCAAATTTTGTGGCGAAAAGCTCTGA
- the crcB gene encoding fluoride efflux transporter CrcB, with protein MPNLLAVFIGGGIGSVIRYLIGKGTVNIMGDFPIGTLIANVCATAILAFALSFWGNSDSTPSWLSALVIAGFCGGFSTFSTFSVDTVKLYTSGHTGLALANVLISVIGCAFIAWMIVKKL; from the coding sequence ATGCCTAATCTTCTCGCCGTATTTATTGGAGGTGGAATCGGTAGTGTAATACGCTATTTGATTGGCAAGGGAACCGTGAATATCATGGGTGATTTCCCTATAGGAACCCTGATTGCCAACGTGTGTGCCACAGCTATTCTCGCATTTGCCTTGAGCTTTTGGGGTAACTCTGACAGCACGCCTTCATGGCTTTCAGCACTCGTCATCGCAGGCTTTTGTGGTGGCTTCAGCACCTTTAGCACCTTCTCTGTTGACACCGTGAAATTGTACACTTCAGGACACACCGGCCTTGCCTTAGCCAATGTGCTCATTAGTGTCATAGGATGTGCCTTCATCGCTTGGATGATTGTAAAGAAATTGTGA